actagacccatcTAACCTAACATACAACACTGCAAGTTGTAAACAGTTTGATTAAAATGACTTACTTCACTATTTTCGCTAAAGCCATTTTCTCTTTCACAAACAACTTGTGGAGGCACTTGAACGCAGCTCTGTGGTAAACAATTACGCAACGACGGTTAATTAAGTTTGACTTTTTCGCAGCAAGGAGTCCTCAAAACCTGGACGTCTTTTCTATTGTGATCTAAACTCCATTTACAAATAATAAGACTCTTTTCCACAAGGTGGGGTAGGGTTATTTAATCAGAAAGTGTCCTAATTTCTAAGTTTccaaacaaaactaaatactttaaagatttaaaagcaataaataaacTCCAATACTAActgcatatgttttatttttaaataacgtatcttaaatatctttatttaaaGCACTGTTTAAAAGTTGATGATGTAATCCTAATCGAAATAAACTTCTTACTTGGGGTATTTCCCTAAAATATAAACCAAATACAGTACTAAACTCCTTTTAGCTGTAAAACCTCTGGTAGCTTAAGCTTGAGTAGTGAAACGTTCGTTAGAAGTTAGAACGGCAAAACGTGGCAAACTGGAACAGTTTTTCAAACGAATaactattaaaataaattttacttttttttttagtttaatggcaaaatatttatggGTTAGCAATGTTCAGTGCAGTTGTTTTCATTTGAAGtgaatttgtgtttttcagtCTGTTTTTGTCAGTTAAACAGTGACGTCAAATAAATAATGCTAATACACAGTTGTACACGTTATACAGACTTAAGCAGAAATCGCACAACGGTGATGATCTGCAGATGAATATGGTATGACAAATTTTCTTTAGCAATGCCTGAATACATCATAATTAGTTAATTACTTTTAACAATTACGTTTTACTCCAGGAGCAGATAATCTTTGTTGTGCTTGTATTAGATAATAATTCTTAATCACACGTTTTCATTTCttctggtgaaaatatttattcgTTACGTTAGCTTTTTGTGAGTTGCTACATTCTTTAATAAAATGACCGAGAGGTTTTATGCTGATGATGAAGGCGATGGCAGCGAAGAGGAAGAAACCCTTGCCATTGGACAATTTGGTGGGCGGGACAGTGTGATATTTGCCATTGACTGCTGCAGAGGTACCCATTTACTTAATATTTATTGATATGGAACTTGTAGCTCTCTTAGCTGTAAATCAAAATAGTGaaaagtgtggcagctgcacacACGACATTCGTCAATGTGCACGccgaacttttttatctttatgtcaatttatagtaaataaacaaagaagagctggttgtttgaacgccaatttataataaataaacatataattgAGGTTTCAGTGCATACCAAAACTTGTGGCTTTTCATGCAtgatttcttgtcaaaaatagCTGTACTTTTCAGTCTGGCTGTAAACATTTAGCGCTGAGTGAAAAATGTTGCTGATTTTGACAAGAAGTTGTGTGTGCAAAGGTTAAATGATGGGTATATAGTGTATTTATTGCTGCTacaatttattgtttatttattatacattGGTGTTGAAACAGAAAATCTTGCCTTGTCATTGTAAGCCAGCATGTGCATGATAAAGTTGAGTGGATGTGGATGGGTTTTATGCATTCATGCAGTGTTTTGAGAGACTGAAACTGTTTCCTAAATTTTTTCAACCATCCATATTTAATTTACATACTTAAGATAACATACTTATTGTctcttgaaaatttttagcaGTCGCTGAAGCCAAACCTTATAAAAAACCAGCATGTatgtgccacactttccattaTGGCGCTTagcataaaataatttttacttcatttttttagaaatgttTGAACTTGACGGAGAAAATTCTGAAGATACACCATTTAACAGAATTATTGAAGCTATACATGATATGTATTTGAATAAGATAATAACCAGTGACAAAGACTTGCATGTGTGTTGGTCgaataatttatttgtaacaaCTGGATATGAAGGCAGAATAATATTTGACCGTTTTTGGTGTATTTTATGCCACCACACATTCATTTGATTATGAAACTGTACCTGTTACTTGGTAAAAAGTAATAACTTTGAATTTGCAGGGAATTATCTTCTTTGGTacgaaaaaaaacaacagttCCAGCGACTTTTCCAACATTTATGTGTGGCAAAAACTGGATATACCATCCGTGAAGAGCATAACAGATTTACGAGACATGCAAAAGATAAATGCTGCTGACTTCGACACACAATTTGGAAATGAATCGAGTAAGTTCCATGTAAAATTGGTTATAATGAGAATATAAGATTAGCTGCACATATTTACGTAATTTGTACGTTTCAGTATTTGGCTCTCAAGCTATTTGCATTTTTAGACAAGCAAATGAGTGAAGTTTTTTGGGAGAGTCTTAATATGTTAAGTGCAACCTCATACAAACTTGCAGCAAAATCTTTGATCGTGTTTACATGGAATGATAATCCTCATTTTGGTAATGTTCCCGTCTGTGAAATATTGAAGATACGTTGGTTATGAATTATAATTAGTAGGTTAAGATATATTGATATGTTTGTTCATTAGTTTAAGTAATGATAACCGTTGCCATATTTTGGGCAATTAGTcacagatttttttgtttctatcaTTTCAGGAGAcaacaatgcaaaaaaaagGGCCAAAACCAAAGCACAAGATTTGCATGACCACGACGTGGACATCCAAGTTATGTCgtttaataaaaacttcaaatatgAACCCTTTTACAAGGTAATTATGTGCTATTTATAAACGCAGTGCAAAAAAACATGGTAACATATGGTTATGAAATTTTCAGGACATTATTTCGGACCCTGATAGTGAAGACCCATTCAATGAGAATCCAATTGATTGCATTCAGAATCTATATAGCTTCCTTctaaaaaaatgtacaaaacagAGGACTTCAAGCAGGTGATTGGCAACTTTAAGCAACTTGCACAATATATATCTTACACAAATGCTTTGCAGTCAACACAGTCCATGTTTAGAATACCCCTGTTCATTGGTGATGATATTGAGATATCGGTTGGAGTGTATACGGTAGCTCGGCGGACAACAAAAACAGCAGCAATTTCGATAGATTCCTCAAGTAACCAGGAAGCAAAGCGGAGTACCAATTTTATCGACACTAACACCGGAGAGATACTATTGCCCAGTGATATCAAGTTAATGCAGGTGGTAGAAATCGAAACACTCGATTTTTAATATTCCGCCTTTTTTTGAAAGTGTAATGCTTCTCATACAGACCTGGGCAGGCAAAGAAATTGTATTTGAAAAGGAAGAGATACAGAATATGCGAAAAATTGGAAAGCATGGGCTTCACGTTCTTGGTTTCAAACCACGTTCTGCTGCTGTTAAAGCTTGGTATCATGTTCGAAACTCCCAGTTTATTTACCCGAATGAAGAAAGAGTGAAAGGTATAATCCAGCCACCGATTCTAAATCAGATAAAACAAGAATGGCTGTATAATAAaatctaaactttttttaaaggGAGTACGACATTATTCCACGCTCTTTTAGTCAAATGCTTAGCAAAAGATGTAGTAGCAATATGCAGGTACTGtcatatatttatcacagcACTTGTGTAAAGAATGCACGTATTTTATATCACAGTCATATGTGGGCAGTACCGATTCTCTGTACTGAGTTACTTTTTCAAGAActttcagtcggtcccggtacttttcatgtgataatttcaaaattttgactagaatgttttcaaaaaaacatcTTAATTAATCCTtcatactaattttagcatatgTTGATCTTccttaatctagaaatgtcaagtaaaattgcaagtgATTAACATCACATATGtattgacctggagtaacctgtACCGGGGACGTAattgcagcaaacattgcatttgcagcagcgaactactttttttaaataggaccgaataccggaaccgtcggtagattttttaccaagtaccggtaccaaCTACCCACCTCTGATCACAGTAACCATAATTTTCTCTGTAAATTGCATGAATGTGTCTTTGCGTTGGTAGTTACACAGCAAGACCCAATAGTCCTCCAAGGTGTGTGGCGTTGCTAGCACAAGACGAAGAAATCAATCCAGAAACATCAGAACAAATAACACCACCAGgattttatgttatttttttaccatTTGCAGATGATATCAGGTTCGTTTTGTAATCAAGTTAGTCTGAAGTTTAGTGAAAAAGCAACTTTCACGCTAAAGAGTAACGGCTTTACTTCTTCTAAGGGAGGTAGATTTCGAACCTGAACAGCCCAAGCCCACCAACGAGCAAATTGAAGCTGCTGAAAACCTTGTGCGAAAACTGAAATTTACTTACAATCCTGAGAGTTTTGACAACCCAGCGATTCAAACTCACTACAAGAACTTGGAAGCAATGGCTTTGGAAAAAGAGCAACCAGACAAAATAGATGATCACacaagtaaa
Above is a window of Clavelina lepadiformis chromosome 8, kaClaLepa1.1, whole genome shotgun sequence DNA encoding:
- the LOC143469019 gene encoding X-ray repair cross-complementing protein 5-like produces the protein MTERFYADDEGDGSEEEETLAIGQFGGRDSVIFAIDCCREMFELDGENSEDTPFNRIIEAIHDMYLNKIITSDKDLHGIIFFGTKKNNSSSDFSNIYVWQKLDIPSVKSITDLRDMQKINAADFDTQFGNESNKQMSEVFWESLNMLSATSYKLAAKSLIVFTWNDNPHFGDNNAKKRAKTKAQDLHDHDVDIQVMSFNKNFKYEPFYKDIISDPDSEDPFNENPIDCIQNLYSFLLKKCTKQRTSSRIPLFIGDDIEISVGVYTVARRTTKTAAISIDSSSNQEAKRSTNFIDTNTGEILLPSDIKLMQTWAGKEIVFEKEEIQNMRKIGKHGLHVLGFKPRSAAVKAWYHVRNSQFIYPNEERVKGSTTLFHALLVKCLAKDVVAICSYTARPNSPPRCVALLAQDEEINPETSEQITPPGFYVIFLPFADDIREVDFEPEQPKPTNEQIEAAENLVRKLKFTYNPESFDNPAIQTHYKNLEAMALEKEQPDKIDDHTKPDTEIIDKKAGAYIQAFKQAVFPPGYDPLKKATKHKSSSTASKGGKKPKEDMVDVKEYVSQGKLGKLTVQGLKEICRKYNIKGTGKKADIIQAIEDHFTQVR